In a single window of the Elaeis guineensis isolate ETL-2024a chromosome 4, EG11, whole genome shotgun sequence genome:
- the LOC105042616 gene encoding transcription factor BHLH3-like: MQEMGMDEQSLLQELFAPWRQTSEPNCFQGGVDCFQGTACPVSPNYAAFEELVLQEEPNFDCLNEVYRPFGSGFHSTAPELQSPCTMMTHSTISCSTQENEEIGVIHEGNHSTWYQGQSIWKVEPMQTMDNHLVFGGTGSSCLERKNSRLKKVDGLPSKNLMAERRRRKRLNDRLSLLRSVVPKITKMDRTSILGDTIDYVKELLERIKSLQDEIKVGQDQLNLLDTFNGVNPNEMLPRISPKFNVERRERDTRIEISCAAKPGSLLSTVYTLEALGLEIQQCVASCFSDFGMQASCSEDKEQRAFISSEEMEQALFSTAVYGGKYV; encoded by the exons ATGCAAGAGATGGGGATGGATGAGCAAAGCCTCTTGCAGGAGCTTTTTGCTCCATGGAGGCAGACATCTGAGCCCAACTGCTTCCAAGGGGGAGTTGACTGCTTCCAAGGAACTGCTTGCCCGGTCTCACCGAATTATGCTGCATTCGAAGAGCTAGTCTTGCAGGaggagcccaactttgattgcctGAATGAAGTCTACCGTCCATTTGGAAGTGGCTTCCACTCAACAGCACCAGAGCTCCAGTCCCCATGCACCATGATGACGCATAGCACCATTTCTTGCTCAACTCAGGAAAATGAAGAGATTGGTGTGATCCATGAAGGAAACCACAGCACTTGGTATCAGGGGCAGAGCATATGGAAGGTAGAGCCAATGCAAACTATGGATAATCATTTAGTCTTTGGTGGCACAGGATCTTCTTGTCTGGAAAGAAAGAATAGCCGGCTGAAGAAGGTGGACGGCCTGCCGTCGAAGAATCTAATGGcagagagaaggagaaggaagCGGCTTAATGACCGGCTTTCACTGCTAAGATCCGTTGTTCCTAAGATCACCAAG ATGGACAGGACATCAATCCTTGGAGACACCATTGATTATGTGAAAGAGCTTTTGGAAAGGATCAAGAGCTTGCAGGACGAGATTAAAGTGGGTCAAGATCAGTTGAATCTACTGGACACCTTCAATGGTGTCAACCCCAACGAGATGTTGCCAAGAATCTCTCCCAAG TTCAATGTCGAAAGGAGGGAACGGGACACCCGGATAGAGATTTCCTGTGCGGCGAAGCCGGGATCGTTGCTTTCTACGGTATATACTTTGGAGGCTTTGGGGCTAGAGATCCAACAGTGTGTTGCAAGCTGCTTCAGTGATTTTGGGATGCAAGCTTCTTGCTCAGAA GACAAGGAGCAGAGGGCATTCATAAGCTCTGAAGAGATGGAGCAAGCATTGTTCAGTACTGCTGTTTATGGGGGAAAATATGTTTAG